The Acidimicrobiales bacterium nucleotide sequence GACGCGCGTAGGAGCGGCGAGGAAGAACGTGCGCGACGAGTGGCCAGGGCACAGGCAGACATCGAGCGCGCTATGGAGCGCGCCAGAAGGAAACTCCACGAGGGAGTCGACACCCTTCCTACCGTGCTGGCGGGGCGCACCCTCGGCGAGGGCGAGTCTGGCGCCACAAGGCGTCACGCGTCCGACGACCGCGATGCAGCCGCTGCTGACGTCGGGAGCGAGGCTGAGAAAGAACGTGAGCGTGAATCTCCACACCGTCTCGAAGAGAATTTGACATCCACTTCAAACCCAAGGGCTTCACTGTCGGCACAATCGTCAAAGACGGAGGAGTCGAGATGACGGTGCACCACTGTCCGAAATGTGAGCTCACTTTCTCCTTCAAGACCGAGCTCGAGTGGCACCTGCGCGAAGAGCACGACGCTCAGATGCCGATCGAGGTCCATTCTTCTGCCGTTTCGACACCCCTGGGACGAAACGGCTCCGGTCCCCTCTAGCCACCGCGGCCGCTTATCGTCCCGGCGAACGATTTCGCAATCCGACTATGCCCCGTCTGTGTGGCCATCCCCGGAGGGTGGCCTCAACCTTGGCCGTTAGATGCCCAGCACCTCAGAAATCGTTGAGCATTGCATCACCGAGCAGGCATTCGCTTGTAGCGGTAGCGTGCGTACGTGACGCCAAAGAAGCGCCACGTGGCGAACAGGGTGTGAACTATGAAATATCTCGTGTCATGGACAACGCGGAGTGGGGCGTCAGCTGCAGACAACGAAGCTGCCGTTGCCCGAGTCCTTCAGGTCTACAGCAAATGGAGTCCACCGTCCGACGAGACCTTCCACGAGTTCCTCGGACGACTGGACGGCCGAGGCGGCTATTCCGTCGTGGAGACCGACAATCCGGACTCCCTGGCCGAGGCTCCGGCGAAGTTTGGCGCGTACTTCGACTTCGAGATTGTTCCGGTAGCCGACATCGCCGAGACCGTCCGCCTCCTCGCAGAAGGGATTGAGTTTCGTAAGGCGGCCAAGTAGCCGTTAACGAACGCACCGGAATACGCCCACCTTGTATCCCGCAACGACGGCGGTCGCTCGGCCGTTGTTGGGTGGGAGGTTGGGTGCAGGGCCGCCTCTTAGTGGCTGCTGGCAGTCCCGCCGTTGAGAGCGGGGTCGAGCTCTACGGTCAGCGATGACGGCGCTGCCGGCGTCCGCTGGATGTTGTACTGACCGCCGACCAGTTGCGCCAGCTGCGAGGGGATCGGCGCCAGGTGGGGGGTGTCGGTGGTCGAGATCGTCACCCGCAGGCGGTCACCTGCCGCGAGGGTTGCCAGGGTGGGGAAGACCTGGATCTGATACTCCTCGGTCGCGCCGGGTACGACTGGCTGCGCCGACGTCTGGGTGTAGGGATGGTAGGGCAGTACAGTGACGCCGTTCGACGTCCATGACCTGGACGGGTCGCTGGCCCGTAGGGAGCCGAGCAGCGCTCCCTCGGTCAGCGGGTACGAGGTGCCACTGGGGGTGACATCGTCGATCTCAGCCACCCACTGGGTCTCGGCTGTGTTGGCGCTGGCGTAGACGGAGGCGGTGATCGGTCCGGCCACGGTCGCTGCGTTGCTGAGCGGAGCCGTGGTGTAGGTGGTCTGCCACGGGCCGACCTGGGTGGTGTTGTCCTCGTCGGCGCATGGCGCCAGGACGCCCGCCTCGTTTGACGGGATGGAGATGCCGCCCATCGACCACTGGTCGACCGGGCGGCCGCATGGGCTGCCCGTGGGGCTCCAGTCGATGGCATCGCTTGCGGCCGTTGCATCCGTGGGCTTGGTGGAGCCAAGGGCGCCACCGGGCCCGAAGTAGTAGGTCGTCGGCGCGGATCCGGTAAACGGGTAGGTCGTCGTTTCGTCGAACCGCCCCGTGCCCAGGTCGTAGTAGTGCAGGGGGCTGGGCGTGGTGGCCATGCCGGTCTTCTCACCCTTGAGCCAGGTGTCGAACCACTCCAGCTCGAGAGGGTCGACGTTCACGGACGAGCCGTTGATGTGCTCCCATGGTCCGTCGATGAGCTGGTAGCGGCCGGTGGTCCGCTGACCGTCAACCATCGGAGCGGTGGTCGGGCGGCCGGCGTAGGCGTTCTGCAGTGCTGCGTAGTCGAGCGGCTCGCCGTTTTGGAAGATGTCGAACTCGCCACCGACCAGGTAGGCGGGGATTCCGTTGGCCACGATGTTCTTCAGCACGTTGGACGGGTTGCGCGCTTGCCAATAGGTGCCGTCGTAGGCCTCGTCGCCGTTGCCGAGCACGTTGGCCTCGGTGGCTGCGTGGTAGCTGGCCAGACCGTTGGCGTGGTCCGACTCGATGCCAGCCATCTCACCTAACAGCTGCGGGTCGCTGGCGGTGTCCTCGACCGGGTTGGCCGTGTTGTCGACGCCCGTGAGCCCGAGATACGCCTGTGAGAATTCGAAGTCGACCAGCCCGCCCATGAACGACGTGTCGCGGTAGAGGTCGTTGGCCGGGACCATCGGGAAGATGGCCTTCAGCGGCGAGCCTTTGCCGACCGCGCCGGCAAGGAGCAGCTGGTCGATGCCGAGGTACGACGGGCCGTAGGTGCCGACCGAGCCAGTGGAGTTGGGGAGGTGTGCGGCCCAGTTGAGGACCTTCATGGCGTCCTGTTGCTGGATCGGATCGAACAGGCCCCACTCGCCGTTGGAGTCGCCGGTGCCTCGGACGTCCATGACGACTTCTATGTAGCCCCGCTGGACCAGGTAGTTGTCGGCTCCGCCGGTCACGGCACCACCCGACGGCGACGAGGCGGAGCCGGGTGCGCTCGAGCCGCCCTGGCCCTTGCCGTAGGGCGTCATGGTCATCAGCACCGGAAACTTCCCGTGCGCTGGGGCCCCGGACGCGGTGGTCGGGTAGATCTCGTTGACCCGGATGGTCGTCCCGCCGGCGCCGGCGATGGCGATGTCGTTGGTGGAGGCGCTGCCGTAGACGGCCTTCTCCGGCTTCCAGGTGCTGCCCGGCGCGGCGCTGGCGGCGATGACGTCGGCGGGGAGCTCTGGGCTGACGCCGGTCAGGCTCGACGGCGCGGACTCGATCGCCGGGGAGCCCGCCGGCGGCGTCGGTATGGAGGCCATCGCCGGTCCTGCGACTGCAAAGGCCAGCGCTGCAGCAGCTGCGGCGCAGGCTGCAGTCGTCTTGAACCCGCGGCTGATCCTGGCTTCCCGCCTCACGAGTCTCCCTTTTGGACCGTTGCCGCCCGCTAATCGGCCGGCCCGGCCGATTCCCAGCACCCCCGGTGGTTCGCCACACACCCCGTGGGGTCCTGCCCTGGGCGTCGAAAGCTCCGCGAAGAGGCTGGTGACGTGGCTGCCCGCCCGGGAAGGGACTGGTCGAAGCCAGCATCAGTGGCGATAAGCAATCTCCTCCTGTTGGACCAGGCTCACGAGATTGCCCAAGGCGATGTTCACATCGACGAGGTGCAGCCCCCACGTGGGATCTGGCTCGGGGGTTAGCCGAGGAGCGCTTCCGGTGGGTGTCACTTCCAACACGTTTGCCCCTCCGCTGTCCACGCACTGGGCGTTGTACCAGCCATCCCAGCCCACCCACGGCGTCGGTCCGCTCGGCGGCTGACCGCTGAACACGGCGGTAGTCACTGCGCCGAGAGGACCGGCGATTGGCATCAGCCTGAACCGCGACCGGAGCTCGCCGCTTCCGCCTGCCAGAGCAGCCGGGTTCGTACACAGAACCTGCGGATTGGCGATGGATGGGCCGCCGAAGGCGCGGGAGACCCCTTGGTCTGGACGACCGAACAGCGAGTTCGGCGGGGGTGGCTGGTCGAAGGTGGAGTAGGCGACCACGCAGCCGATCTGAGTGTTGGAACGACAGGCGGGCACGTGCTGAAAGTCGCCGCCGACGTCCCGTCCCGCAGGCACCATTATGTTGCCCCCCATGAGCAGCGCCGAGACGAGGAGGCGACGCTCAGCCGGGTTCGGATCGACCTGTTCCCGGATCAACCGCGTGAGCATTGCTGATCCCTGGGAGTGCCCGATGAAGACCACACCTCGACCGTGGTTATCGTGGGCGAGATAGTCCTGCCAGGCCGTGAGCACCCCGTTGTAGGCCTCGTTGATCGCCGGCGTCCGTATCTGGCCCGGCCTGTTGATCGCGCTCAGGGTGAGTTGGGGGTAGATGGGAGCGAACACCCGGCACGCCGCCGAGAACTGTGAGGCCTGCTGTTGGGCGACGCCAATTTCTGCTGGATCCAGGTTCAGGTTTGCGTTGACGGTCGGCTGCGAGCTTACGGTTGGGTAGACGTAGAAGCAGTCGATCGGCGGGTTCTTTGCTGGCGCCAGGTTCTCGGTTCGAGCGGCACCGGCGCTGCTTGTCACCGTCGTGGTCAGGGAAGCCGTGCATGGGTTTCTGGCGAGCCCAGGGCGGCATAGCCATGGTGTCTGCGTTGGAGCCGCCGAGAAGGCCGACGACCTGTTCCCGAAGGTAGAGGTCGAGCTAGCACCCTTGGCGCTGCTCGATGAGCAACTAGCCAGGAGTACTCCCGCCGCGGCGAGCACAAGAAGCCGCCCGCGGGAACGGCTCGCTCTGCCCAGGACCGGTCTCGCATGGCTTGTACGCAGCACGAGAGACCACCCCTCAACTTCGGCGAAGGCATGACGGTAGTCCTTTGGCGACCGGCCCCCCTACCGACTCGGTCGCCGACCGCGGTCAGCTCTGCGTAGCGGTCGTCGACCGCCTGCTGCCAGACGCCTACTTGGTCCCGCGATCGAGTGCGACGGCCGGCAAGTCCGCCACGTCCTGTTTGTTCAGGGACAGCTGTATGCCGTCCTCGCTGACTGAGGTGACCGCAGCTATGGGGATGGCCACTTCTTTACGGGTGAACAGATGGCCTTCCTGGAGGAGCACGTGGGTCACGTGACGAGTTGGGCCGTCCACGAGCAGCCCTTCAGCGTGCCCAATATGGCCATCGATCGCCTGAACCTGCTCACCCCGACGGACGGCTACCTCGTCGACGGGCAGAGTGTCGACGGTGACGGGAAGGGAGGCGTTAGCTCCGAAGTAGGGCCAAACGAGCACCTGCTCGGGATCGAATCCCGGGTAGCCCTCTGTACCCGGTAGGAACCTGGTCTGTTCTGCCCGTTCGAGGTTCTCGAAATCGGCCCTGGTGCACCGCAGAGCGACCCCGTCGACGCCGGCGGCCGCCACCCGGTCGAGCGGGACGAGCCGTCCGAGGCCCTCACGGTGATCCGGCTCGACGACCAGGTGAGTCACCGTTTGATTTAGAGGGTCCACCACGACCTGGGTGACCCGGCCGCCGACGCCGTCGGTGCAGCTCGCCTCGGCCCCAATCGTGAACGCGATGCTCTCGGACACGGCCACCTCCTAGTCGCCGGAAACACTCTACGGCCGGACAAGGTTTGTCGCCTCCGACCTGCGGGGGGCCGGAGAAGCTCGGCGGAACTGGGGAACAGTGCGACGTCGAGGGTCGTTCTACCTGATGAGTCGGCGGGCAGGGAGGTGTGAAGGCCAGGGCGAAATGCCTGATCCGGGCACGGCTGCGCGGGTCGGCCATAGACCAGCACTATTCAGATCGAAGAACCACACCGAAAGGAGTGGGCCGTGTCGGACCGCTATCAGAGAGACTCCGAGAGGGTTGCCCGCCTGACGCCAGAGCAGCGTCGGGTCACCCAGGATGACGGCACAGAGCCGGCGTTCGGAAACGCCTACTGGGACAACAAGGAGGCGGGCCTGTACGTAGATGTAGTCTCCGGTGAGCCGCTGTTCACCTCCACGAAGAAGTTCGACAGCCACACCGGCTGGCCGAGCTTCACCGCCCCGGTCGAGGCGGGCAACGTGGTGGAGAGGACGGATGCCGCTCACGGGATGGTCCGGACCGAGGTCCGATCGACCCACGGGGACAGCCACCTCGGCCACGTCTTCGACGACGGACCCGCCGACGCTGGCGGACTGCGGTACTGCATCAACTCCGCGGCACTACGGTTCATCCCGGTCGACGATCTCGAGCGCGAAGGCTACGGCGACTATCAGGAGCTTTTCGACAACACCGAGAACAGGAGAGGTGCACATCGATGACGGACGCCTATGAGAAGGCCATTCTCGCCGGAGGCTGCTTCTGGGGGATGCAGGATCTCATCCGCAAGCAGCCCGGAGTGATCTCGACCAGGGTCGGCTACACGGGCGGGGACGTCCCCAACGCCACCTACCGCAACCACGGCAGCCACGCCGAGGCCATCGAGATCATCTTCGACCCCAATGTG carries:
- the atpF gene encoding F0F1 ATP synthase subunit B translates to MLIANFLVPNATFIVELIAFVVVLALAARFIIPPIDRAMKRRQDAIADALAKGDEAERRLIDADAEYRDRVAAGRRKARLFVERSRRLGDQLREDARRSGEEERARRVARAQADIERAMERARRKLHEGVDTLPTVLAGRTLGEGESGATRRHASDDRDAAAADVGSEAEKERERESPHRLEENLTSTSNPRASLSAQSSKTEESR
- a CDS encoding DUF3303 family protein, which produces MSWTTRSGASAADNEAAVARVLQVYSKWSPPSDETFHEFLGRLDGRGGYSVVETDNPDSLAEAPAKFGAYFDFEIVPVADIAETVRLLAEGIEFRKAAK
- a CDS encoding CocE/NonD family hydrolase, with the protein product MASIPTPPAGSPAIESAPSSLTGVSPELPADVIAASAAPGSTWKPEKAVYGSASTNDIAIAGAGGTTIRVNEIYPTTASGAPAHGKFPVLMTMTPYGKGQGGSSAPGSASSPSGGAVTGGADNYLVQRGYIEVVMDVRGTGDSNGEWGLFDPIQQQDAMKVLNWAAHLPNSTGSVGTYGPSYLGIDQLLLAGAVGKGSPLKAIFPMVPANDLYRDTSFMGGLVDFEFSQAYLGLTGVDNTANPVEDTASDPQLLGEMAGIESDHANGLASYHAATEANVLGNGDEAYDGTYWQARNPSNVLKNIVANGIPAYLVGGEFDIFQNGEPLDYAALQNAYAGRPTTAPMVDGQRTTGRYQLIDGPWEHINGSSVNVDPLELEWFDTWLKGEKTGMATTPSPLHYYDLGTGRFDETTTYPFTGSAPTTYYFGPGGALGSTKPTDATAASDAIDWSPTGSPCGRPVDQWSMGGISIPSNEAGVLAPCADEDNTTQVGPWQTTYTTAPLSNAATVAGPITASVYASANTAETQWVAEIDDVTPSGTSYPLTEGALLGSLRASDPSRSWTSNGVTVLPYHPYTQTSAQPVVPGATEEYQIQVFPTLATLAAGDRLRVTISTTDTPHLAPIPSQLAQLVGGQYNIQRTPAAPSSLTVELDPALNGGTASSH
- a CDS encoding DUF3089 domain-containing protein, yielding MTSSAGAARTENLAPAKNPPIDCFYVYPTVSSQPTVNANLNLDPAEIGVAQQQASQFSAACRVFAPIYPQLTLSAINRPGQIRTPAINEAYNGVLTAWQDYLAHDNHGRGVVFIGHSQGSAMLTRLIREQVDPNPAERRLLVSALLMGGNIMVPAGRDVGGDFQHVPACRSNTQIGCVVAYSTFDQPPPPNSLFGRPDQGVSRAFGGPSIANPQVLCTNPAALAGGSGELRSRFRLMPIAGPLGAVTTAVFSGQPPSGPTPWVGWDGWYNAQCVDSGGANVLEVTPTGSAPRLTPEPDPTWGLHLVDVNIALGNLVSLVQQEEIAYRH
- the msrB gene encoding peptide-methionine (R)-S-oxide reductase MsrB, whose product is MSDRYQRDSERVARLTPEQRRVTQDDGTEPAFGNAYWDNKEAGLYVDVVSGEPLFTSTKKFDSHTGWPSFTAPVEAGNVVERTDAAHGMVRTEVRSTHGDSHLGHVFDDGPADAGGLRYCINSAALRFIPVDDLEREGYGDYQELFDNTENRRGAHR